A genomic segment from Rhodospirillum centenum SW encodes:
- a CDS encoding alpha/beta hydrolase family esterase, translated as MKLDDLMPGMSEATRLTRSGRLAEATALIQRLLGRQSGNRTPSPPPADARVLDPPTLDLAAESVRVAEPERPPPEPGDGRMTAHRFANAAGARDYRLFVPAGTPERPRPLIVMLHGCTQTPEDFAAGTRMNLLAQQHGCIVVWPAQTSGANPSGCWNWFRPEDQGRDRGEPAIIAGITREIMRAHDADPARVYVAGLSAGGAKAAILALAYPELFAAVGVHSGLACGAARDLPGAFTAMRQGAAPGRPVHHGSHGRPVPAIVFHGDRDSTVNPRNGEAVVTQFSGTVVTGTPRVERGRAQGGRSFTRALHAGRDGRVLVEHWTIHGAGHAWAGGSAEGSYTDPRGPDASREMLRFFLEHPHPAAGRAAGGQS; from the coding sequence GTGAAACTCGACGATCTGATGCCCGGCATGTCCGAGGCGACGCGGCTGACCCGGTCGGGCCGGCTGGCGGAGGCGACCGCCCTGATCCAGCGCCTGCTGGGACGGCAGTCCGGAAACCGCACTCCCTCGCCACCGCCGGCCGATGCCCGCGTGCTGGACCCGCCCACCCTGGATCTGGCCGCCGAGTCCGTGCGGGTGGCCGAACCGGAACGCCCGCCCCCGGAGCCGGGGGACGGCCGCATGACCGCGCACCGCTTCGCCAACGCCGCCGGCGCCCGCGATTACCGGCTGTTCGTCCCCGCCGGGACGCCGGAGCGGCCGCGGCCGCTGATCGTGATGCTGCACGGCTGCACCCAGACGCCCGAGGACTTCGCCGCCGGAACCCGGATGAACCTGCTGGCACAGCAGCATGGCTGCATCGTGGTCTGGCCGGCCCAGACGAGTGGCGCCAACCCGTCGGGCTGCTGGAACTGGTTCCGGCCGGAGGACCAGGGCCGCGACCGCGGGGAACCCGCGATCATCGCCGGCATCACGCGCGAGATCATGCGCGCCCACGACGCGGACCCGGCGCGGGTCTACGTCGCCGGGCTGTCCGCCGGCGGGGCCAAGGCGGCCATCCTGGCGCTGGCCTATCCGGAGCTGTTCGCCGCGGTCGGCGTGCATTCGGGGCTGGCCTGCGGTGCCGCCCGCGACCTGCCGGGCGCCTTCACGGCGATGCGCCAGGGCGCGGCGCCCGGCCGCCCCGTCCACCACGGCAGCCACGGGCGGCCGGTGCCGGCCATCGTCTTTCACGGCGACCGGGACAGCACCGTCAACCCCAGGAACGGCGAGGCGGTGGTGACGCAGTTCTCCGGCACCGTCGTCACCGGGACGCCGCGGGTGGAGCGCGGCCGGGCACAGGGCGGCCGCTCCTTCACGCGCGCGCTGCACGCCGGCCGTGACGGCCGGGTGCTGGTGGAGCACTGGACCATCCACGGGGCGGGACACGCCTGGGCCGGCGGCAGCGCCGAGGGCAGCTACACCGACCCGCGCGGCCCCGACGCCTCCCGCGAGATGCTGCGCTTCTTCCTGGAGCACCCGCACCCCGCCGCCGGCCGGGCGGCGGGCGGTCAGTCGTAA
- a CDS encoding cytochrome d ubiquinol oxidase subunit II, protein MEMMDSGHWLPVAFTVLMGVAVLAYVVLDGYDLGVGILMADADDAQRDRMVASIGPFWDANETWLVLAVGLLLVAFPVAHGMILGALYLPVAAMLLGLILRGVSFEFRAKTEGVQRRWWNQAFIAGSLLAALAQGYMLGLYVLGLPQGPAAMAFGMLTGLCLAAGYAFIGAAWLILKTDGPLQAKAVVWARRTLGLAALGMVAVSVATPLASGRIAERWFALPELFLLAPVPLMAALLFGIVALALRGLPRADDRWSWVPFAGAVGIFVLGFHGLAYSFFPYVVPERLTVWEAASAPESLMIILVGAAVVLPLIAAYTLFVYRVFRGKATELRYD, encoded by the coding sequence ATGGAGATGATGGACTCCGGGCACTGGCTGCCCGTCGCCTTCACGGTCCTGATGGGGGTGGCCGTGCTCGCCTATGTCGTGCTGGACGGCTACGACCTCGGCGTCGGCATCCTGATGGCCGATGCCGACGACGCCCAGCGCGACCGCATGGTGGCCAGCATCGGCCCCTTCTGGGACGCCAACGAGACCTGGCTGGTCCTGGCCGTGGGACTGCTGCTGGTCGCCTTCCCGGTGGCGCATGGAATGATCCTGGGCGCGCTCTACCTGCCCGTGGCGGCGATGCTGCTGGGGCTGATCCTGCGCGGCGTCTCCTTCGAGTTCCGGGCCAAGACGGAGGGCGTGCAGCGCCGCTGGTGGAACCAGGCGTTCATCGCCGGGTCCCTGCTGGCGGCGCTGGCCCAGGGCTATATGCTGGGGCTCTACGTGCTGGGTCTGCCGCAGGGACCGGCCGCCATGGCGTTCGGCATGCTGACGGGGCTCTGCCTCGCGGCCGGCTACGCCTTCATCGGCGCTGCCTGGCTGATCCTGAAGACGGACGGTCCGCTGCAGGCGAAGGCCGTCGTCTGGGCGCGGCGGACGCTGGGGCTGGCCGCGCTGGGCATGGTCGCCGTGTCGGTCGCCACGCCGCTGGCCAGCGGACGGATCGCGGAGCGCTGGTTCGCGCTGCCCGAGCTGTTCCTGCTCGCCCCGGTGCCGCTGATGGCGGCGTTGCTGTTCGGCATCGTGGCCCTGGCCCTGCGCGGGCTGCCCCGCGCCGACGACCGCTGGTCATGGGTGCCGTTCGCCGGAGCCGTGGGCATCTTCGTGCTGGGCTTCCACGGGCTGGCCTATTCCTTCTTCCCCTATGTCGTGCCGGAGCGCCTCACCGTCTGGGAGGCGGCGAGCGCCCCGGAAAGCCTGATGATCATCCTCGTCGGGGCGGCGGTCGTGCTGCCGCTGATCGCCGCCTACACGCTGTTCGTCTACCGGGTGTTCCGCGGCAAGGCGACGGAACTGCGTTACGACTGA
- a CDS encoding cytochrome ubiquinol oxidase subunit I has translation MEALTLARLQFAANITFHILFPTITIALGWLLLFFKLRFRATGESRWMEAYGFWVKVFALSFALGVVSGITMSFQFGTNWPGFMETVGNIAGPLLAYEVLTAFFLEATFVAIMLFGFRRVPDWVHTGATLLVAVGTTLSAFWILVLNSWMHTPAGFEMRDGVAHATDWLAIIFNPSMPYRLVHMLLASGLTAAFLVAGLSAWRWRRGDRSPGVLAALRTGVAVAAVLIPLQIVAGDLHGLNTLEHQPAKVAAMEGNWQTRPNVPLLLFAVPDEETRTNRFEIAVPGGASLILKHDTAGVVPGLDDFVGQHPPVAPVFYGFRIMVGVGLLMLLVSWAALWQLRGGREPRPWLLLALVGMTFSGWVATVAGWYVTEIGRQPWLVSGLLLTRDAAGAVPAASIGMTLAMYLILYAGLLAAYVAVLFRLAAKAGGAVGHRPVAAPLPVPAVG, from the coding sequence ATGGAAGCGTTGACCCTGGCCCGCCTCCAGTTCGCGGCCAACATCACCTTCCACATCCTGTTCCCCACCATCACCATCGCGCTCGGCTGGCTGCTGCTGTTCTTCAAGCTGCGCTTCCGGGCCACGGGCGAGTCGCGCTGGATGGAGGCCTACGGCTTCTGGGTGAAGGTGTTCGCCCTCAGCTTCGCGCTCGGGGTCGTTTCCGGCATCACCATGAGCTTCCAGTTCGGCACCAACTGGCCCGGCTTCATGGAGACGGTCGGCAACATCGCCGGCCCGCTGCTGGCCTACGAGGTGCTGACCGCCTTCTTCCTGGAGGCGACCTTCGTCGCCATCATGCTGTTCGGTTTCCGCAGGGTGCCGGACTGGGTCCACACCGGGGCGACGCTGCTGGTGGCTGTCGGCACCACCCTGTCGGCGTTCTGGATTCTGGTGCTGAACAGCTGGATGCACACGCCGGCCGGCTTCGAGATGCGGGACGGCGTGGCGCATGCCACCGACTGGCTGGCGATCATCTTCAACCCGTCCATGCCCTACCGGCTCGTCCACATGCTGCTGGCCTCCGGCCTGACCGCGGCCTTCCTGGTGGCCGGCCTGTCCGCCTGGCGCTGGCGGCGGGGCGACCGCTCGCCCGGGGTGCTGGCGGCGCTGCGCACGGGCGTCGCCGTGGCGGCCGTGCTGATCCCCCTTCAGATCGTCGCCGGCGACCTGCACGGGCTGAACACGCTGGAGCATCAGCCGGCGAAGGTCGCGGCCATGGAGGGGAACTGGCAGACCCGCCCGAACGTGCCGCTGCTGCTGTTCGCCGTGCCCGACGAGGAGACGCGGACCAACCGCTTCGAGATCGCCGTGCCCGGCGGGGCGAGCCTGATCCTGAAGCACGACACGGCCGGGGTTGTGCCGGGCCTGGACGATTTCGTCGGCCAGCACCCGCCGGTGGCGCCCGTGTTCTACGGTTTCCGCATCATGGTCGGAGTCGGGCTGCTGATGCTGCTGGTCTCCTGGGCCGCGCTCTGGCAGCTCCGCGGCGGGCGGGAGCCGCGGCCCTGGCTGCTCCTGGCCCTGGTCGGGATGACCTTCTCCGGCTGGGTGGCGACGGTGGCCGGCTGGTACGTGACGGAGATCGGGCGCCAGCCCTGGCTCGTGTCGGGCCTGCTGCTGACGCGGGACGCGGCCGGCGCCGTCCCGGCGGCCTCCATCGGCATGACCCTGGCGATGTACCTGATCCTCTATGCCGGGCTGCTGGCGGCCTATGTCGCCGTTCTCTTCAGACTGGCGGCGAAAGCGGGCGGCGCCGTCGGACACCGCCCCGTGGCGGCACCGCTGCCCGTCCCTGCGGTCGGGTGA
- a CDS encoding glycerophosphodiester phosphodiesterase: MMGVRRAGLAVLALAATLGSAVPGTDGRAAEPGNAETAARPVLVIAHRGASGERPEHTLMAYERAIDQGADFIEPDLVATRDGVLVARHENEISGTTDVADRPEFAGRRTTKRIDGAEVSGWFTEDFTLAELKTLRARERLPQLRPGNTAFDGQETVPTLAEVIALVRRKEAETGRRIGLYPETKHPGHFRALGLALEPRLVEALHAAGYRGRTAPVFIQSFEVGNLKELRGMTDLPLVQLVAADGAPADLAAAGDSRSYADLLTETGLTEIARYADGIGAEKVLVIPRDAEARSLPATDLVRRAHAAGLAVHVWTLRSENYFLPAELRRGDSSDPRFPALKGDAGAEAAAFAAAGVDGVFADFPADALAALRPARK; encoded by the coding sequence ATGATGGGAGTGCGACGGGCAGGACTGGCGGTCCTGGCCCTGGCGGCGACGCTGGGCAGCGCCGTTCCGGGAACGGACGGCAGGGCGGCGGAGCCGGGGAACGCGGAGACGGCAGCCAGACCCGTCCTGGTCATCGCCCACCGGGGCGCCAGCGGGGAGCGGCCGGAGCACACGCTGATGGCCTATGAGCGGGCGATCGACCAGGGGGCCGACTTCATCGAGCCCGATCTCGTCGCCACGCGCGACGGCGTGCTGGTCGCCCGCCACGAGAACGAAATCTCCGGCACCACCGACGTGGCCGACCGACCCGAGTTCGCCGGGCGTCGCACGACGAAGCGGATCGACGGGGCGGAGGTCAGCGGCTGGTTCACGGAGGACTTCACCCTGGCCGAGCTGAAGACCCTGCGGGCGCGCGAACGGCTGCCGCAGCTCCGCCCCGGCAACACCGCCTTCGACGGGCAGGAGACGGTGCCGACCCTGGCGGAGGTGATCGCGCTGGTCCGCCGCAAGGAGGCGGAGACGGGGCGGCGCATCGGTCTCTATCCCGAGACCAAGCATCCGGGCCATTTCCGCGCCCTGGGGCTGGCGCTGGAGCCGCGGCTGGTGGAGGCGCTGCACGCCGCGGGCTACCGGGGACGCACCGCCCCCGTCTTCATCCAGTCCTTCGAGGTCGGGAACCTGAAGGAACTGCGGGGGATGACGGACCTGCCCCTGGTCCAGCTTGTCGCCGCCGACGGCGCGCCGGCCGATCTGGCGGCGGCCGGCGACAGCAGGAGCTATGCCGACCTGCTGACGGAGACGGGCCTGACGGAGATCGCCCGCTACGCCGACGGCATCGGGGCCGAGAAGGTGCTGGTGATCCCGCGGGACGCCGAGGCGCGGTCGCTGCCGGCCACGGATCTGGTGCGGCGGGCGCATGCGGCCGGGCTGGCCGTGCATGTCTGGACCCTGCGGTCCGAGAATTACTTCCTGCCGGCGGAGCTGCGCCGGGGCGACAGCTCCGACCCGCGCTTCCCGGCCCTGAAGGGCGATGCCGGGGCGGAGGCCGCGGCGTTTGCGGCGGCGGGGGTGGACGGGGTGTTCGCCGACTTCCCCGCCGATGCGCTGGCGGCCCTGCGCCCGGCGAGGAAGTGA
- a CDS encoding alkaline phosphatase D family protein, whose protein sequence is MTSQTKTGGISRRSFLDLMLAAGAMTAVTAGAGLVPGLRTALAAAGESFHFPQGLASGDPMPDRVVLWTRVEAKDPAAAARPVDLTLHVSETPDFATVVVERTVAARPEHDHTVRVLVDGLRPDRVYHYRFVAPDGAVPEFTGRTRTAPAPDADRTVRLAFVSCQNFEDGFYGAYRTLLKQDAAAGADGIDFVLHLGDQIYETVGGGHARTIPPLPSGGGETKWGAARNALTLEDFRYLYRTYLSDPDYREARARFPFISIWDDHEFVNDYWQSVITYTPAGKSAPTTKAAANQAWFEYIPALLTGTVGVPGVAPAAKDFQPVSVTDVDATHAPVDDDNLLQEPNNLAAIGSLTIYRSLRFGRHVELVLTDTRSYRSDHAVPDELGIAVSGQATYMLPLPLVAVMDAGRTANGGNPPAVLTLGDKQVPNPRKDSPAGTLLGGPQKTWLKETLVRSDATWKLLATSVPFLPMRVDMARIDPKAQTLVLTADAWDGYLAERRELMGFLRSRGVGNVVSLSGDHHQSFAGLIYDDYEAAEPVPVSMEFSITGVASTPVFQAFAAAVSKDENPLKPLIVADGAVFGRPGTVAEMLNMTLRYGTLASVTAVKTGDLAQGLAARNPAQNPHLRYVDSNSNGFGLVTVDARGTRVELVTVAPARRSYGPDGAPVLRTARFDIAPWGEGAPAVLDEPAIEGEKPFPLA, encoded by the coding sequence ATGACCAGCCAGACCAAGACCGGCGGCATCAGCCGCCGGTCCTTCCTTGACCTCATGCTCGCCGCCGGCGCCATGACCGCCGTGACGGCCGGGGCGGGCCTCGTGCCCGGCCTGCGCACGGCGCTGGCCGCGGCGGGGGAGAGCTTCCACTTCCCGCAGGGCCTCGCCTCGGGCGACCCGATGCCGGACCGGGTGGTGCTGTGGACCCGTGTCGAGGCGAAGGACCCCGCCGCCGCGGCGCGGCCGGTGGACCTCACCCTGCATGTCTCGGAGACGCCGGACTTCGCCACGGTGGTGGTCGAGCGCACGGTCGCGGCGCGGCCGGAGCACGACCACACCGTCCGCGTCCTGGTGGACGGGCTGCGGCCGGACCGCGTCTATCATTACCGCTTCGTGGCCCCCGACGGGGCGGTGCCGGAGTTCACCGGCCGCACCCGGACGGCGCCGGCACCCGATGCGGACCGCACGGTGCGGCTGGCCTTCGTCTCCTGCCAGAATTTCGAGGACGGCTTCTACGGCGCCTACCGCACCCTGCTGAAGCAGGATGCGGCGGCCGGGGCGGACGGCATCGACTTCGTGCTGCATCTGGGCGACCAGATCTACGAGACGGTGGGCGGCGGCCATGCCCGCACCATCCCGCCGCTGCCCAGCGGCGGTGGCGAGACGAAGTGGGGGGCGGCCCGCAACGCCCTGACGCTGGAGGATTTCCGCTACCTCTACCGGACCTACCTGTCCGATCCGGACTACCGGGAGGCGCGGGCCCGCTTCCCCTTCATCTCGATCTGGGACGACCACGAGTTCGTCAACGACTACTGGCAGTCGGTCATCACCTACACGCCGGCCGGCAAGTCGGCGCCGACCACCAAGGCCGCAGCCAACCAGGCGTGGTTCGAGTACATCCCGGCTCTGCTCACCGGCACCGTCGGCGTGCCGGGTGTGGCGCCGGCCGCGAAGGACTTCCAGCCGGTCAGCGTCACCGACGTGGACGCCACCCATGCGCCGGTCGATGACGACAACCTGTTGCAGGAGCCGAACAACCTCGCCGCCATCGGCAGCCTGACCATCTACCGCAGCCTGCGCTTCGGCCGGCATGTGGAACTGGTGCTGACCGACACGCGCAGCTACCGCTCCGACCATGCCGTGCCGGACGAGCTGGGCATCGCCGTCAGCGGTCAGGCCACCTACATGCTGCCGCTGCCGCTGGTCGCGGTGATGGATGCCGGCCGCACGGCCAACGGGGGCAACCCGCCGGCCGTGCTGACGCTGGGCGACAAGCAGGTGCCGAACCCGCGCAAGGACAGCCCGGCCGGCACGCTGCTGGGCGGGCCGCAGAAGACGTGGCTGAAGGAGACCCTGGTCCGCAGCGACGCGACCTGGAAGCTGCTGGCGACCTCCGTGCCGTTCCTGCCGATGCGCGTGGACATGGCCCGGATCGACCCGAAGGCCCAGACCCTGGTGCTGACGGCGGACGCCTGGGACGGCTATCTGGCCGAGCGGCGGGAACTGATGGGCTTCCTGCGCAGCCGGGGCGTCGGCAACGTGGTCAGCCTCAGCGGCGATCATCACCAGAGCTTCGCCGGCCTGATCTATGACGACTACGAGGCGGCGGAGCCCGTGCCGGTGTCGATGGAGTTCAGCATCACCGGCGTCGCCAGCACCCCCGTGTTCCAGGCCTTCGCCGCCGCCGTGTCGAAGGACGAGAACCCGCTGAAGCCGCTGATCGTGGCGGACGGCGCCGTCTTCGGCCGTCCCGGCACGGTGGCGGAGATGCTGAACATGACGCTGCGCTACGGCACGCTTGCCTCCGTGACGGCCGTGAAGACGGGCGATCTGGCCCAGGGGCTGGCCGCGCGCAACCCGGCGCAGAACCCGCACCTGCGCTATGTGGACAGCAACTCCAACGGCTTCGGCCTTGTCACGGTGGACGCCAGGGGCACCCGCGTGGAGCTGGTGACCGTGGCACCCGCGCGCCGGTCCTACGGGCCGGACGGGGCGCCGGTGCTGCGCACCGCCCGCTTCGACATCGCCCCCTGGGGCGAGGGCGCGCCGGCGGTGCTGGACGAGCCGGCCATCGAGGGGGAGAAGCCGTTCCCGCTGGCCTGA
- a CDS encoding TonB-dependent receptor produces the protein MSRPVVSRVLPFLGAALVAAAVPAAAGAQEIEEIIVTAQKRAQSAQDVPIALTAYSGEFLDRLGIDQLDKLSDYVPGLQIQLQSPNNPGFVIRGITSDSGSSQQEARVSVFVDGVPASRARGAVVEMFDLERVEVLKGPQGTLFGRGAQIGAVSIITAKPTLDEVEVKAEGSVGNYGQRRLEAAVNLPVNDRVAVRLAGTTRDRDGYIDNIAGSKALMGVGVQAARGSFLLVPNDDLTITGVVNYQEDDYTGTAFKNKRFAPAGGSTSPFTAAQLNRGDELGTDRSLFNATLTAEYELNDSLMLTSITGYREFNALEEFDADGTQAYLLEFAEDAQGKQWSQEFRLNYEIGDKLEGFAGVSYFYEDGFQRVPLRTDERQLAIFNPGGALPFPNLGPIITPAGTLNPLVALLGLPRSAGNPLPFPLPALATGEFTNFGTNKAYEAFADATYHVTEEFSLTGGIRFTHEEQESAFQQSVSPTAILLPALFPNVPRRELSEDFDSVVGRLVASYQPTPDSLFYASVSRGRRPAVVQVDATNREVLKNEIVWSYEAGSKLSLLDDRLTAEASAFWYDYSNFQTSVRVPNSALVRVDDAGEARSYGFEVALNAQATEWLTLFATYGYINARIDDEDSNGQQQELGGNTFRLTPKHAASVGANAVYAVADNLEVFFTPSFTFKSRVYFEDANTPGIEQGAYGLLNLRGGVQSADGVWTLTAFVENALDREYIIDAGNTGGSFGLPTFIAGTPRFYGVEVSARF, from the coding sequence ATGTCGCGACCGGTCGTTTCCCGTGTCCTCCCGTTCCTGGGTGCCGCCCTTGTCGCTGCCGCGGTTCCCGCCGCGGCCGGTGCGCAGGAGATCGAGGAGATCATCGTCACCGCGCAGAAGCGCGCCCAGAGCGCGCAGGACGTGCCGATCGCGCTGACCGCCTATTCGGGTGAGTTCCTCGACCGTCTCGGCATCGACCAGCTCGACAAGCTGTCGGACTACGTGCCCGGCCTGCAGATCCAGTTGCAGAGCCCGAACAATCCCGGCTTCGTGATCCGCGGCATCACCTCCGACAGCGGCTCCTCGCAGCAGGAGGCGCGCGTCTCCGTGTTCGTGGACGGCGTGCCGGCCAGCCGCGCCCGCGGCGCCGTGGTGGAGATGTTCGACCTGGAGCGGGTCGAGGTGCTGAAGGGTCCCCAGGGCACCCTGTTCGGCCGCGGGGCGCAGATCGGCGCCGTCAGCATCATCACCGCCAAGCCCACCCTGGACGAGGTGGAGGTGAAGGCCGAGGGCAGCGTCGGCAACTACGGCCAGCGCCGGCTGGAGGCGGCGGTGAACCTGCCGGTCAACGACCGCGTGGCCGTGCGTCTGGCCGGCACCACCCGCGACCGCGACGGCTACATCGACAACATCGCCGGCAGCAAGGCGCTGATGGGCGTGGGCGTGCAGGCCGCCCGCGGCTCCTTCCTCCTGGTCCCGAACGACGACCTGACGATCACCGGCGTCGTCAACTACCAGGAGGACGACTACACGGGCACTGCCTTCAAGAACAAGCGCTTCGCCCCGGCCGGCGGCAGCACCAGCCCGTTCACGGCGGCGCAGCTCAACCGCGGCGACGAGCTGGGCACCGACCGCAGCCTGTTCAACGCGACCCTGACGGCCGAGTACGAGCTGAACGACAGCCTGATGCTGACCAGCATCACCGGCTACCGCGAGTTCAACGCGCTGGAGGAGTTCGACGCCGACGGCACCCAGGCCTACCTGCTGGAGTTCGCGGAGGACGCCCAGGGCAAGCAGTGGTCGCAGGAGTTCCGGCTGAACTATGAGATCGGCGACAAGCTGGAAGGCTTCGCCGGCGTCAGCTACTTCTACGAGGACGGCTTCCAGCGCGTGCCGCTGCGCACCGACGAGCGCCAGCTCGCCATCTTCAATCCGGGCGGTGCGCTGCCGTTCCCGAATCTCGGCCCGATCATCACCCCGGCCGGTACGCTGAACCCGCTGGTGGCGCTGCTCGGCCTGCCGCGCTCGGCCGGTAACCCGCTGCCCTTCCCGCTGCCCGCGCTGGCGACGGGCGAGTTCACCAACTTCGGCACCAACAAGGCCTATGAGGCCTTCGCCGACGCGACCTACCATGTCACCGAGGAATTCTCGCTGACCGGCGGCATCCGCTTCACGCATGAGGAGCAGGAGTCGGCCTTCCAGCAGTCGGTCAGCCCGACCGCCATCCTCTTGCCGGCCCTGTTCCCGAACGTGCCCCGGCGCGAGCTGTCCGAGGACTTCGACAGCGTCGTCGGCCGTCTGGTCGCCAGCTACCAGCCGACCCCCGACAGCCTGTTCTACGCCAGCGTCTCCCGCGGGCGCCGTCCCGCCGTCGTGCAGGTCGATGCGACCAACCGCGAGGTGCTGAAGAACGAGATCGTCTGGAGCTACGAGGCCGGCAGCAAGCTGAGCCTGCTGGACGACCGGCTGACGGCCGAGGCTTCGGCCTTCTGGTACGACTACTCCAACTTCCAGACGTCCGTCCGGGTCCCCAACTCGGCCCTGGTCCGGGTGGACGATGCCGGCGAGGCGCGCTCCTACGGCTTCGAGGTGGCGCTCAACGCCCAGGCGACGGAGTGGCTGACCCTGTTCGCCACCTACGGCTACATCAACGCCCGCATCGACGACGAGGACTCCAACGGCCAGCAGCAGGAGCTGGGCGGCAACACCTTCCGCCTGACGCCGAAGCACGCGGCCTCCGTCGGCGCCAACGCGGTCTATGCTGTGGCCGACAATCTAGAGGTCTTCTTCACCCCGTCCTTCACCTTCAAGTCGCGGGTCTACTTCGAGGATGCCAACACGCCGGGCATCGAGCAGGGCGCCTACGGCCTGCTGAACCTGCGTGGCGGCGTGCAGTCGGCCGATGGCGTCTGGACCCTGACGGCCTTCGTCGAGAACGCGCTGGACCGCGAGTACATCATCGACGCCGGCAACACCGGCGGCTCCTTCGGCCTGCCGACCTTCATCGCCGGCACGCCGCGCTTCTACGGCGTCGAAGTCTCCGCCCGGTTCTAA